Proteins from one Bartonella sp. HY328 genomic window:
- a CDS encoding transporter associated domain-containing protein yields the protein MADKSTTSSSHQDNGSDGEELSPAQTQKLAKPSLMGKFFNFLRSRNGENNDSEKLIDESLLTPQQRLMLENLMELHEARVADVMIPRSEIEAIDIDTSLADTLKFFDKSGHSRMPVYAETLDDPRGMIHIRDILNYMTRTAQTAVENGPLDLGQVDLTKTIGEIGVIRDVLFVPDSMLASQLLSRMQTTRTQMALVIDEHGGTDGLASMEDVFEMVVGDIEDEHDDDDVMIVKEEGDSWIVDARTDLEELTEIIGEDMHFGDLVDEVDTIGGFIVTVLDRIPLRGETIEAVIGFSFQILEADRRRIRRIKIKRLATDI from the coding sequence ATGGCCGACAAATCGACAACATCCAGTTCACATCAGGACAATGGTAGTGACGGCGAAGAGCTTAGTCCTGCGCAAACGCAAAAGCTTGCCAAACCATCTCTCATGGGTAAATTTTTCAATTTTTTGCGTTCGCGAAATGGCGAAAATAATGACAGCGAAAAACTTATTGATGAAAGTTTACTCACGCCCCAGCAGCGGCTGATGCTTGAAAATTTAATGGAGCTGCATGAAGCTCGTGTTGCTGATGTTATGATCCCGCGCTCCGAGATTGAAGCTATTGATATTGATACCAGTCTTGCTGATACATTAAAGTTTTTTGATAAATCTGGTCATTCACGCATGCCAGTTTATGCTGAAACCTTGGATGATCCACGTGGTATGATCCATATACGCGATATTTTAAATTATATGACACGTACGGCTCAAACTGCTGTCGAAAATGGACCGCTAGATCTTGGGCAAGTTGATTTAACTAAGACAATTGGCGAAATTGGGGTCATTCGCGACGTTCTATTTGTGCCCGATTCAATGCTTGCTAGTCAGCTTTTAAGCCGCATGCAAACAACCCGTACGCAAATGGCTTTGGTTATTGATGAGCATGGCGGTACTGATGGCCTTGCCTCCATGGAAGATGTCTTTGAAATGGTGGTTGGTGACATTGAGGACGAGCATGACGATGATGATGTCATGATTGTCAAAGAAGAGGGCGATAGCTGGATTGTTGATGCCCGCACCGATCTTGAGGAGCTTACAGAAATCATCGGTGAGGATATGCATTTTGGCGATCTAGTGGATGAGGTTGATACTATTGGCGGTTTCATTGTTACCGTGCTTGATCGTATTCCACTGCGCGGTGAAACGATTGAAGCAGTCATAGGCTTTAGCTTCCAGATATTGGAGGCGGATCGCCGCCGTATTCGCCGTATTAAGATTAAGCGGTTAGCTACCGACATTTAA
- the ybeY gene encoding rRNA maturation RNase YbeY — translation MLKIDIDLIIEDDAWGGEPKLLALAQKATYETMLHLGFSDIESELSLVFTNDESIRAINAQWRNKDKATNVLSFPAFDVEPNEEPDVMLGDIIIAYETVEREAAEENKPFDHHLTHLFVHGLLHLLGYDHENDEDAEIMEALEREILAKLCIPDPYTQD, via the coding sequence ATGCTAAAAATAGACATTGACCTTATTATTGAAGATGATGCTTGGGGCGGTGAGCCTAAATTATTGGCGCTGGCACAAAAGGCAACCTATGAAACTATGTTGCATTTAGGATTTAGTGACATTGAAAGCGAGTTAAGCCTTGTTTTCACCAATGATGAATCTATTCGAGCTATAAATGCGCAGTGGCGTAATAAGGATAAGGCAACCAATGTCTTATCTTTTCCTGCTTTTGATGTTGAGCCAAATGAAGAACCTGACGTTATGCTTGGTGATATTATTATCGCCTATGAAACAGTAGAGCGTGAAGCTGCTGAAGAAAACAAGCCTTTTGATCATCACCTTACCCATTTATTTGTTCATGGTCTCTTACATTTATTGGGTTATGATCATGAAAATGACGAAGACGCAGAAATAATGGAAGCTTTAGAACGAGAAATTTTAGCAAAACTCTGTATTCCTGACCCCTATACACAAGATTAG
- a CDS encoding PAS domain-containing sensor histidine kinase, producing the protein MLSTATVPAFAAITPLPSDDLFSVLQLALMGGALLTVGVIALKLRQIAKEKKALEINLKDSKHFLSTLLNPYESYLNLSGQCLVILEGDNAKIAGRLPDAKDVPATTKGFLDWQSWMSAQSFKEYQNNIALLAVEGEAFEMPIATQHGSTLQVCGYANGARLLVSFRDMTKTTTEFLNLKNRCNDFEAKLSALQALGDEVTDPIWIRDRNGDIDWGNRAYFRVAGPDHEIFNAAFREKIASDHRKGEIFKGRTTTAINGERRVIDVTAITSEIGEAGIANDQTEGETLRNELKRVVQGYSETFDQLSTAVAIFNPDQKLEFFNQAFSALWPLDVAFLESQPSHALVLDRLRERGILNETPHWRQWKEELFEAYRSLEPKMTIWNLPDGRTLRVIANPHPQGGVTWLYEDLTEKLNLEARYNSLIRIQGETLDNLYEGVAVFGSDGLMRLSNPAFAAMWALPVEICVEGTHISKIEAFAAPQAVDEDWNDITAAITDFADKRDSRKGRIDLKNGAVADYALVPLPLGQTMLTFVDVTDSINIARALHEKNEALEIADRLRNEFVSHVSYELRTPLTNIIGFTDLLRTPAFGELDARQHDYLSHIASESVELLNIVNDILDLATVDAGIMELDIGDVNILEVMQSAASRVEERLLENNIQIDLQIANGLVSFQADGARIRQVLFNILSNAANYAPQNSTIGFAAFNDENDIIFVVHDDGGGIPEEIVVNVFKRFSTHIHHGTKPGAGLGLSIVKSFVELHNGTVEIDTGSDKGTTVICRFPTKMPALTSAAE; encoded by the coding sequence ATGCTTAGTACAGCCACTGTGCCTGCTTTTGCCGCAATTACCCCTCTTCCAAGCGATGATCTATTCTCAGTGCTACAGCTTGCACTCATGGGTGGAGCTTTATTAACTGTTGGAGTTATCGCTTTAAAGCTGCGCCAAATTGCGAAAGAGAAAAAGGCTCTTGAAATAAACCTTAAAGATAGCAAGCATTTTTTAAGTACCTTACTCAACCCTTATGAAAGCTATTTGAATTTGAGCGGCCAATGCCTTGTCATTCTTGAAGGGGACAATGCTAAAATTGCTGGCCGTCTGCCTGATGCTAAAGATGTCCCGGCAACCACTAAAGGATTTTTAGATTGGCAAAGCTGGATGTCAGCACAATCTTTTAAAGAATACCAAAACAATATTGCATTATTGGCGGTTGAAGGTGAAGCCTTTGAAATGCCGATAGCAACCCAACATGGTAGCACCCTACAAGTTTGCGGTTATGCCAATGGCGCAAGACTGCTGGTTAGCTTTAGGGATATGACTAAAACCACTACCGAGTTTTTAAATCTTAAAAATCGCTGTAATGATTTTGAAGCCAAACTTTCCGCCTTGCAAGCTTTGGGCGATGAAGTAACTGACCCTATCTGGATAAGAGACAGAAATGGCGACATTGATTGGGGAAACCGCGCCTATTTTCGTGTAGCTGGCCCTGATCATGAAATTTTCAACGCTGCATTTCGCGAAAAGATCGCAAGTGATCACCGCAAGGGTGAAATATTTAAAGGCCGCACTACCACCGCAATTAATGGTGAAAGACGGGTCATTGATGTGACGGCAATTACCAGCGAGATTGGCGAAGCAGGCATTGCAAATGACCAAACAGAAGGCGAAACATTACGCAATGAATTAAAGCGGGTGGTGCAAGGTTATTCGGAAACATTTGACCAATTATCAACGGCGGTTGCAATTTTTAACCCCGATCAAAAGCTCGAATTTTTCAATCAAGCCTTTAGCGCCCTTTGGCCACTTGATGTTGCTTTTTTGGAAAGCCAACCAAGCCATGCCCTCGTGCTTGACCGCTTGCGTGAACGCGGCATTTTAAATGAAACACCCCATTGGCGGCAATGGAAAGAAGAATTATTTGAGGCGTATCGCTCACTAGAGCCTAAAATGACCATATGGAATCTACCTGATGGACGCACATTGCGGGTCATTGCCAATCCGCATCCTCAAGGTGGTGTTACTTGGCTTTATGAAGACCTCACCGAAAAGCTCAATCTTGAAGCACGCTATAATTCACTTATTCGCATTCAAGGGGAAACCCTTGATAATCTTTATGAAGGCGTCGCCGTTTTTGGCTCTGATGGACTTATGCGCCTTTCCAACCCAGCCTTTGCAGCCATGTGGGCATTACCTGTAGAAATATGCGTTGAAGGCACTCATATATCAAAGATTGAGGCTTTTGCAGCACCTCAAGCAGTCGATGAGGATTGGAATGACATTACCGCTGCCATTACCGATTTTGCTGATAAGCGTGATTCACGCAAAGGACGGATTGATTTAAAAAATGGTGCTGTCGCCGATTATGCCTTGGTACCACTACCGCTTGGTCAAACCATGCTTACCTTTGTTGATGTGACGGATAGCATCAATATTGCCCGCGCCTTGCATGAAAAGAACGAAGCATTAGAAATTGCCGACCGATTACGCAATGAATTTGTAAGCCATGTTTCTTATGAATTACGTACGCCGCTTACCAATATTATTGGCTTCACCGATCTGTTACGCACCCCAGCCTTTGGGGAGTTAGATGCGCGGCAACACGATTATCTATCCCATATTGCTTCAGAATCGGTAGAGCTTTTAAACATCGTCAATGATATTCTAGACCTTGCCACCGTTGATGCGGGTATTATGGAATTGGATATTGGCGACGTTAATATTTTGGAAGTGATGCAAAGTGCCGCCAGCCGCGTTGAAGAACGCTTGCTTGAAAATAATATCCAGATTGATTTGCAAATTGCCAATGGCCTTGTCAGTTTTCAAGCCGATGGTGCGCGCATTAGACAAGTCCTATTTAATATTTTATCTAATGCGGCCAATTATGCACCGCAAAATTCTACCATTGGTTTTGCCGCATTTAACGACGAAAATGATATTATTTTTGTTGTCCATGATGATGGCGGTGGCATTCCTGAAGAAATTGTTGTTAATGTATTCAAGCGCTTTTCTACCCATATTCATCATGGTACAAAACCAGGTGCTGGATTAGGGCTATCCATTGTAAAAAGTTTTGTAGAACTGCATAATGGAACAGTTGAAATTGACACGGGTTCTGATAAAGGCACAACTGTCATCTGCCGGTTTCCAACCAAAATGCCGGCTTTAACCAGTGCTGCTGAATAG
- the lnt gene encoding apolipoprotein N-acyltransferase yields the protein MLRWIDGLKHLTGIRRQLVAFFFGALMAFALAPFYLFFLCFISFPILIWLIDGVVESQKGFKKYALVALTGWSFGFGYFVFGLWWLSSAMFVDLATYYWAIPFAIFGLPAFLALYYGLATLFATLLNWRSYGRIVTLSLTFGVVEWLRGVAFTGFPWNSIGYTAMPDLYSMQIASLISVLGVNFLAVLVYATPAVIADKKGLKLPFALAALLIFFDLGFGAYRLSFAPSEYAKGNEVVVRLVQPSIDQSQKQDMVLARQSYDQLVVLSTEDNPLTTKNPDIIIWPETALPYYLDHTPGLVEDIAALLSEGQLLLTGSVRLVYNEDGKQSYYNSMQVINQEGEIIAFADKAHLVPFGEYMPFGEFFKKFGLTAIAEAVGGYSAASEHKTLTLLDNLTILPLICYEAIFSNEMDYRGPPPNVLLNLTNDAWFGQTPGPWQHFQQARLRAVEQNMPLLRATNNGITAVIDPYGRIIKQIDQNRVAYLDAPIPSYRAPNWHKISNGKEILSIILFLSIFSWFLRRYHQC from the coding sequence ATGCTACGATGGATTGACGGGCTTAAGCATTTAACTGGTATAAGACGGCAATTGGTAGCTTTTTTCTTTGGTGCACTTATGGCTTTTGCACTAGCGCCATTTTATCTTTTCTTCCTATGCTTTATAAGTTTTCCGATACTAATCTGGTTGATAGATGGTGTAGTTGAAAGCCAAAAAGGTTTTAAAAAATATGCTTTGGTTGCCTTAACCGGATGGAGCTTTGGTTTTGGCTACTTTGTTTTTGGGCTTTGGTGGCTTTCAAGTGCAATGTTTGTTGATCTTGCCACCTATTATTGGGCAATTCCATTTGCCATTTTTGGCTTACCAGCATTTCTCGCACTTTATTATGGTCTAGCAACTCTGTTTGCTACCCTTTTAAATTGGCGCTCCTATGGGCGGATTGTTACTTTAAGTCTTACTTTTGGTGTCGTCGAATGGTTGCGAGGGGTGGCTTTCACCGGTTTCCCTTGGAACAGTATTGGTTATACAGCGATGCCTGACCTTTATTCTATGCAAATTGCTTCGCTAATTTCGGTGTTAGGTGTTAATTTTTTAGCGGTTTTGGTTTATGCAACGCCTGCAGTTATTGCTGATAAAAAAGGGTTGAAATTGCCCTTCGCACTAGCAGCTTTGCTTATCTTTTTTGATCTTGGCTTTGGTGCTTATCGTTTGTCTTTTGCCCCAAGTGAGTATGCAAAAGGAAATGAGGTTGTTGTGCGTTTGGTGCAGCCATCCATTGATCAAAGCCAAAAGCAAGATATGGTTTTGGCGCGGCAAAGCTATGACCAATTGGTTGTTCTATCCACAGAAGACAACCCTTTAACTACTAAAAATCCCGATATTATTATTTGGCCAGAAACTGCCTTGCCCTATTATTTAGATCATACGCCTGGTTTGGTTGAGGATATTGCCGCCTTATTGAGTGAGGGACAATTGCTGCTGACTGGAAGCGTCCGGCTAGTCTATAATGAAGATGGCAAACAAAGCTATTATAATTCGATGCAGGTAATTAACCAAGAAGGCGAGATTATTGCTTTTGCCGATAAAGCGCATCTTGTGCCTTTTGGTGAATACATGCCGTTTGGTGAGTTTTTTAAGAAGTTTGGGCTAACCGCAATCGCAGAGGCGGTTGGCGGCTATAGCGCCGCAAGTGAGCATAAAACTTTGACGCTTTTGGACAATTTGACGATTTTACCTCTCATTTGTTATGAGGCTATTTTTTCGAATGAAATGGATTATCGCGGGCCGCCGCCTAATGTTTTGCTTAATCTTACCAATGACGCTTGGTTTGGACAGACCCCTGGTCCTTGGCAGCATTTCCAACAGGCACGCTTGCGGGCAGTTGAACAAAATATGCCACTTTTAAGGGCAACCAACAATGGTATCACGGCAGTTATTGATCCATATGGAAGAATCATTAAGCAAATTGATCAAAATCGAGTGGCTTATCTTGATGCACCTATTCCAAGTTATAGGGCGCCAAATTGGCATAAGATTTCAAATGGTAAAGAAATTTTATCTATAATTCTATTTTTATCAATCTTTAGTTGGTTTTTAAGGCGTTACCACCAGTGCTGA
- a CDS encoding helix-turn-helix domain-containing protein, whose product MTVKKKQPDPIDVYVGSRIRLRRNSIGLSQEKLGEQLGITFQQVQKYEKGTNRVGASRLQAIAETLEVPVSFFFEDVSNNELDEGFAETEANPLEIVSSGEGLQLIRAFTNIKDPQVRRKIIDLAKALSQDDQVEESKV is encoded by the coding sequence ATGACAGTAAAGAAAAAACAACCAGATCCGATTGATGTATATGTGGGAAGCCGCATCCGTTTGCGTCGTAATTCTATTGGGCTTAGTCAAGAAAAGCTAGGTGAACAACTTGGAATTACTTTTCAGCAAGTACAAAAATATGAGAAGGGTACCAATAGGGTTGGTGCAAGTCGCCTGCAAGCAATTGCAGAGACCTTGGAAGTGCCGGTATCCTTCTTTTTTGAAGACGTATCCAATAATGAGCTTGACGAGGGTTTTGCCGAAACAGAAGCTAATCCCTTGGAAATAGTTTCAAGTGGCGAAGGATTACAGTTGATCCGTGCCTTTACCAATATTAAGGATCCGCAGGTGCGCCGAAAGATTATTGACCTTGCTAAAGCTTTATCACAAGATGATCAAGTTGAGGAAAGTAAGGTTTAA
- the tsaE gene encoding tRNA (adenosine(37)-N6)-threonylcarbamoyltransferase complex ATPase subunit type 1 TsaE translates to MELTLHLSNEDATKRFGEDLALTLKKGDLIILEGDLGMGKSTLARSIIQTLADDDRLDVPSPTFTLVQTYNELRLPVAHADLYRIGSPEEIYELGLEQALDNGVLIVEWPDKAEGLLPRPTFSLKIFEENDGRSVIISVDEEASLRLRRTAVIRDFLIRYNRDDAKRHFLAGDASARAYELITYGDNKCEVLMDAPQMEMAETAGASYAKAAHLAQSIDQFVGIDRIIRENNFNAPEIYAGDLDSGLLLLEYLGQDGIIDERRLPIIERYLAAAAFLADFHEVDWPKHAVWDDLSIEIPNYDRDALHIETNLLLDWYLPFISQIEPIDQMREYYYQIWDVLFDELEIAPKSLVMRDYHSPNILWFSEREGNDRIGLIDFQDAQMGPTAYDVVSLAQDARITIATPTEEALIRHYCAKRAVLDKQFNEKQFRQSYAILGAQRACKLLGLFIRLDKRDGKPHYLKHLPRMTDYLLRNLKHPALSPLKDFLRMVNIIR, encoded by the coding sequence ATGGAATTAACACTTCACCTTAGTAATGAAGATGCGACAAAGCGTTTTGGCGAGGATCTTGCCTTAACTTTAAAAAAGGGTGATCTTATAATTCTGGAAGGTGATCTTGGCATGGGAAAATCAACCCTTGCCCGCAGCATTATTCAAACCCTTGCCGATGATGACCGCCTTGATGTGCCAAGCCCTACTTTTACCCTTGTGCAAACCTATAATGAGCTGCGTCTGCCTGTGGCCCATGCTGATCTTTATCGTATCGGTAGCCCTGAAGAAATATACGAACTTGGTCTTGAGCAAGCACTTGATAATGGCGTACTGATTGTGGAGTGGCCAGATAAGGCGGAGGGACTTTTACCGCGGCCAACATTTTCACTAAAGATTTTTGAAGAAAATGATGGACGAAGCGTTATCATTTCAGTGGATGAAGAAGCTTCCCTACGCCTACGGCGCACCGCTGTCATCCGTGATTTTTTAATTCGTTATAATCGTGATGATGCAAAAAGGCATTTTTTAGCAGGCGATGCTTCTGCGCGGGCCTATGAGCTTATTACCTATGGTGATAATAAATGCGAGGTGCTTATGGATGCACCGCAAATGGAAATGGCAGAAACAGCAGGTGCGAGCTATGCCAAAGCAGCCCACCTTGCACAAAGCATCGACCAATTTGTTGGCATTGATCGTATTATTCGCGAAAATAATTTTAACGCGCCAGAAATTTACGCCGGCGATCTTGATAGTGGCTTATTGCTACTTGAATATTTAGGACAAGATGGCATTATTGACGAGCGCCGCCTACCAATTATTGAGCGCTATCTAGCAGCAGCGGCATTTTTAGCTGATTTTCATGAAGTTGATTGGCCCAAACATGCGGTTTGGGATGATTTGAGCATTGAAATTCCAAATTATGATCGTGATGCGCTTCATATTGAAACCAATTTACTATTAGACTGGTATTTACCATTCATTTCACAAATCGAGCCTATAGACCAAATGCGCGAATATTATTACCAGATTTGGGATGTTTTGTTCGACGAACTTGAGATAGCTCCTAAAAGCTTGGTAATGCGCGATTATCATTCACCTAATATACTTTGGTTCAGCGAGCGTGAAGGCAATGATCGCATTGGGCTTATCGACTTTCAAGATGCCCAAATGGGACCTACTGCATATGATGTGGTGTCTCTTGCCCAAGATGCACGCATTACCATTGCAACACCAACTGAAGAAGCACTAATCCGCCATTATTGTGCAAAACGCGCTGTACTTGATAAGCAATTTAACGAAAAGCAATTTCGTCAATCCTATGCGATTTTAGGCGCACAAAGGGCATGTAAATTGCTGGGTCTGTTTATCCGGCTTGATAAGCGGGATGGCAAGCCGCATTATTTAAAACATTTACCACGCATGACTGATTATCTCTTGCGGAATCTCAAGCATCCAGCTTTGTCACCGCTTAAGGATTTTCTACGCATGGTGAATATTATTCGCTAA
- a CDS encoding peptidylprolyl isomerase: MKSKLKAVLVASTFILASSLVAVAQETESPAMPQPEATEVSKAETKTFGPDQVIAVVDGKNLTTKELDAWTNVISPGTPETLAQRRLRALEVYVSLKAFSTAAIKEKLDQDPAFKMRAELVRESGLQQAYVSEKLKQSVKEEEIKAFYEKEIASMPKEVEVHARHILVDNEADAKKIIKRLEAGEDFEKIAKETSTDASGSNGGDLGYFVKGQMVKPFEDAAFALKTGEYTKTPVESQFGWHIIKVEDVRDKEPPKYADVKPQIENMLMQKNYNELVKKTVSDFPVTYPDKDVADYMKTAVEKIAIDGEEEE, encoded by the coding sequence ATGAAGTCGAAATTGAAAGCCGTGCTTGTGGCGTCTACCTTTATTTTAGCAAGCAGTTTGGTGGCAGTAGCGCAGGAAACCGAAAGCCCTGCAATGCCCCAGCCAGAAGCTACTGAGGTTAGCAAGGCAGAGACTAAAACCTTTGGCCCAGACCAAGTTATTGCTGTGGTTGATGGTAAGAATCTTACAACCAAGGAACTAGATGCTTGGACCAATGTTATTTCTCCTGGTACCCCTGAGACTTTGGCACAGCGTCGTCTGCGCGCTTTAGAAGTTTACGTTTCATTAAAAGCATTTTCGACTGCCGCTATCAAAGAAAAGCTTGACCAAGATCCAGCTTTCAAAATGCGTGCCGAATTGGTTCGCGAAAGTGGTTTGCAGCAGGCTTATGTTAGCGAGAAGCTAAAACAATCTGTAAAAGAAGAAGAAATTAAGGCTTTTTACGAAAAAGAAATAGCAAGCATGCCTAAGGAAGTTGAAGTGCATGCACGCCATATTCTTGTTGATAATGAAGCCGATGCCAAGAAGATTATTAAGCGTTTAGAAGCGGGTGAAGACTTTGAAAAAATTGCAAAGGAAACTTCAACCGACGCATCTGGTTCGAATGGTGGCGATCTTGGTTATTTCGTCAAGGGACAAATGGTAAAGCCATTTGAGGACGCTGCTTTTGCGCTGAAAACAGGCGAATATACTAAGACACCTGTTGAATCACAATTTGGTTGGCACATTATCAAGGTTGAAGATGTTCGCGATAAAGAGCCACCAAAATATGCTGACGTAAAGCCGCAAATTGAAAATATGTTAATGCAAAAAAATTATAATGAATTGGTCAAGAAAACCGTTAGCGATTTTCCAGTGACCTATCCTGATAAGGATGTTGCAGATTACATGAAAACCGCAGTTGAAAAAATTGCGATTGATGGCGAAGAAGAAGAATAA
- the ahcY gene encoding adenosylhomocysteinase, translating to MAANQDYVIRDIGLADFGRKELDIAETEMPGLMACREEFGASQPLRGARISGSLHMTIQTAVLIETLKALGAELRWASCNIFSTQDHAAAAIAAGGTPVFAVKGESLEEYWTYTDAIFQWPDGEPSNMILDDGGDATAYILLGARAEAGEDVLSKPESEEEEVMFAQIKKRLAASPNFFSRQRAAIKGVTEETTTGVNRLYHLEKKGLLPFPAINVNDSVTKSKFDNKYGCKESLVDGIRRGTDVMMAGKTAVVCGYGDVGKGSAASLSGAGARVKVTEVDPICALQAAMDGYEVVTLEDAAPTADIIVTTTGNKDVVRIEHMRALKDMCIVGNIGHFDNEIQVAALRNLKWTNIKPQVDMITFADGKRILLLSEGRLLNLGNATGHPSFVMSASFTNQTLAQIELFTKGNEYGNKVYVLPKHLDEKVARLHLDRLGVKLSTLSQEQADYIGVSPKGPYKPEHYRY from the coding sequence ATGGCTGCCAACCAAGATTATGTGATCCGCGATATCGGCCTTGCCGATTTCGGTCGCAAGGAACTCGACATCGCCGAAACTGAAATGCCCGGCCTCATGGCTTGCCGCGAAGAGTTTGGTGCTAGCCAGCCATTGCGCGGCGCACGTATTTCTGGCTCATTGCACATGACCATTCAAACAGCCGTTCTTATTGAAACGTTGAAAGCTCTTGGCGCAGAATTGCGTTGGGCATCATGCAATATTTTTTCAACCCAAGATCATGCGGCTGCTGCAATTGCAGCAGGTGGCACACCGGTATTTGCAGTTAAAGGTGAATCTTTGGAAGAATATTGGACCTATACCGATGCTATCTTCCAATGGCCGGATGGCGAACCATCTAATATGATTTTGGATGATGGCGGCGATGCTACAGCCTATATCTTGCTTGGCGCACGCGCTGAAGCTGGCGAAGATGTGCTTTCAAAGCCAGAATCTGAAGAAGAAGAAGTGATGTTTGCGCAAATCAAGAAGCGTCTTGCTGCAAGCCCAAATTTCTTTAGCCGTCAACGCGCTGCAATCAAGGGTGTAACTGAAGAAACCACAACTGGTGTGAATCGTCTTTATCATTTAGAAAAGAAAGGCCTGTTGCCTTTCCCTGCCATTAACGTCAATGACAGTGTAACCAAGTCCAAATTTGATAATAAATATGGCTGTAAGGAATCGCTTGTTGACGGTATTCGCCGTGGTACAGATGTGATGATGGCTGGTAAAACAGCCGTTGTTTGCGGCTATGGCGACGTTGGTAAAGGTTCTGCAGCCTCCCTTTCTGGTGCAGGTGCACGCGTTAAAGTCACGGAAGTAGATCCAATTTGTGCATTGCAAGCAGCCATGGATGGTTATGAAGTTGTAACGCTTGAAGATGCAGCTCCAACTGCAGATATTATCGTTACAACCACTGGTAATAAGGACGTTGTCCGCATTGAGCATATGCGCGCTTTAAAAGATATGTGCATTGTTGGTAATATTGGCCATTTTGATAATGAAATTCAAGTTGCTGCGCTCCGCAACCTTAAATGGACTAATATCAAGCCACAGGTTGATATGATTACTTTTGCTGATGGTAAGCGTATACTTCTCCTTTCAGAGGGGCGTTTGCTTAATCTTGGCAATGCAACTGGCCACCCTTCTTTTGTAATGTCAGCCTCATTCACCAACCAAACATTGGCGCAAATTGAACTTTTCACCAAGGGCAATGAATATGGCAACAAGGTTTATGTCTTGCCTAAGCATCTTGATGAAAAAGTTGCCCGTTTGCACCTTGACCGCCTTGGCGTCAAATTAAGCACTTTGTCGCAGGAACAGGCCGATTATATTGGCGTTTCTCCAAAAGGCCCTTACAAGCCAGAGCATTATCGTTATTAA